The sequence acccactctgCTATCAGCAGGCTGGCGCCTATATGGACAAAGATTGGCTTGTAGAGTGGAAGTGCCAGAGTGGACTTCTCCTAACCGTAGCAGTTACAACCTCTGTTGGTTGATCCAGGGTGCCTGCACAAAAACGAGGGCATATGATGatcggtgcatgactctccgtgcaagatatgatctccatatgaacctgtcTTGgtcaggtgataagaagtggccagCTTCAGGCATGTGTCACAGGGGGCGTGCAATGATTGCGGCTCCTGAGATCAAGAGCGAAGGATTGCAGTGGTAGAGTCTGAAATGTGAATCGAGTAACTAAATAGAATCGagtgactagattgggagaaaactgCTGGAAATTGTATACAGTGCTTTTCAAGTCATGCTACATGATCTGTAATTTGAGGGGCCCAATCTGTCAGGTGATTTTGGTTTAAATGTGagtgggactgtgggaggaaaccagagcacccggaggaaacccacgcaaacatggggagaacatgcaaagtccacacagaaaggaccctgaccgccccaccttgggatcggACCCAAcccgaccttcttgctgtaaggcaacagtgctacccactttgccacagtgccgcccctgCATTGTATTGTATACAGTGGCAAATGGCATTTAAAGCGGCTGTGTCCTATATTGTACACTAAGTAGTATGCCTGAAAAATCCTCAGTGAAtcagcagtgatgaggaaccACTCCGGCTGCCCCACATGGAAGacgttagccaatcatgtccgcaCGTAGGCGCCCGGCCATCCGCTAGCAgatctgagattcaaactcacaagcACAAACTATTAaacgtgttttactgctgcacctgagCACTCATGACTTAAGTAACTTAAGCTGGGGATTAGGAATTAACTCTTAATTTTGCATGTTGTGAAAAGAtttctaatttaaaaaatactaaaGCTGATGCATTTACTAAAtctataaaaagtaaaaactggACCACTTGCATCCCTGTCATTTTATTTAAGCTTTGTTATTAATCAGAtccatttaatattaaaataacacacTGTTCAACTTTAAGCAGAACATTTATGTCTGTTGCTATGACTTGGATAAAAATCAGACATTTATAagtaataacacaaatatttaaGAACTCCGGGGGGTTCACTTTTTTCTTGCATTAGGAAAAAAGATTTGATTGTGCAATTGGCCCCTGATCATTTACAGGCTGCTGGATAGCTTTAAGCCTACATAATCAcacgcaacacacacacacttctcttcTATTTGCAAttgaattattaattattattagtagtaaactaattaatgaatgaaaacttGATGGTTGGGTGTTGTCCTGATTCCACTTCcattctaaaatataaaacaattgtGTTCTAAATTACTGCTACTAACAACCAAGTGCTGTTCTGGTAAACACAGAGACTTCAGAGAAAACCAGTTCCATTATTAGCAATATCGTCACAGAGCTGGTCACAGAGAAAGAAATGTGTGAACGATGTGTGTTCAGGGGTGAGTGTCAGTCTTGCCCTTTACTTTCTGTGTAAACGGTAGAGAGGAAGTGGAAGTGGCAGTCGTCAGTCACTCATCATCGCTGTGTACTCTCTTTGATGGGCAAACAGCCGGAGGAACACCGCATACTTCTTCCTGTAGAAGCTATAAAGAGAAAACGGTTAGTAACATCCATTCATTAACAGGGTGCTTTAGATCCTTCAGCTTTGGTCCTTGACTATGGTTCAAATCTCAGACTTTACTAAGGAACTGAAGTCTCAGTTATAAACTATAGTGTTGTTAATAAAGAATTACTTTCTTAAAAACAGACAATACTAAAAAGTcacagtgttttaaaatgtaatggcAATGGTCAACAACAATGTCTCTGCGATGCAACTTCCAGTGCAAATGaaatttttagaaaaaaaaaaccacagagTAAtcctacacattacacacatccTGTCTGTGAATTTACATCTGTAACAAATATAACTGCTCAGCTGTGTTCACATTAATATCCGGTTGATTCATAATGACAGGAACACCTACACCTACGTATCTGAGATTAGATACAGAATTACCCAGACTGAGCAAGTCTATGCATGTCAAATATTCAACCACCCATACAAAATGTAAACTAGCCTACCAGTGTGTCAGAACGGTCTGTGTACCTTTGGTTATTCAATTTTCACTTCGCCAGGATGGTGACAAGGGTTGGGAACCACTGCTTTAGTTGATGTAGGTTTAGTTAGGCTATACTGTTTCTCAGCCCTAATACACTCAATCACGAGAAGCAGTGTGCACCACAGGCTTatgaacaattatttttttattttgtttgtttgttatttaattttatgatCAGCTTGTGAAACTATAAAACAAAGAATTTTTCAGTTTTTCAGTAACGGATTATAAGCACCCATGTGGCaaagcgggatattccgctagcacgccagcaccgagattctgaagttctcggttcaaaactctgcgAGCCACAGAGTCCCACcgtctgggcgccatctagcgggcataattggcagtgcctgcagcagaccagcttctgctagggcgggatgactggactatgtgagTGGGATCTGTGcatggaccctgattggcagatagagaggcacctgtgcagagtgcataagtGAAAAGTGTTCCGCTGAGGGCTGCGCTCGGGTCgtcggaggtgtgagcagcaacatacccacatcgactgcaatcagagatcccccagcagcggaagacaaattaactacactaaattgagagaaaatgcataaataaaatagaaaaaaatattatgaaatacaaattaaatgaCAAAAGATACACGGACACAACCCAAGgacatgttttaattaaaatgttgcaGCATTGTTCATAATTTCAGACAAGGAGACTAGACAGACAAGGCAGATTATTATTTCACTTTTCACCCATATCGATATGCAACCTTTGCTTTCTTAACTAAATATGTTTAATAAGTGACTATTCCCCTTACAATAATGTCACTGATGTCAAAATTAATGGCCTGTACCACAATATTGATACACTACACATTTCCACCATGTCCACATCCATCCAAATCTAATGCAACACTTACCTTTCAAGCTCAAGGTTAGGTCGGACAACTTTTCCAATTTTGGCCATTTTCCCCATAGCTTCCTGTAAGCAACAGACAAATTGAATCAGAAACAGTTTGTTCAGCTGATAAACAGAAATCAGGTTAGTAAAGTGCTGATAGTGTTTGTACGTGCTTTTCATTAGCAGAAGGGACCACGTTCACACTTTTGTTATCCTCTATGACAATCTGGGGCACTGACCCCAAAATAGGGGTGTTTTCATGTGGTTTAGAGTGATGTTACATCAGTGTGACCTAGAGTTCAATCTAGCCACATGTTTGCACAGTGTAAGCATGTTTTAGTTTGATCCACATAACTTGAAACTCGGTGACGTGCCATGTGCTTTATTAAAGCAACAGAATAAAGTGCCTGACTGTCAAATTTGGACCTGATTAAATAACAACACATGTAATTACaactgtttttgcatttttttcccaaTCTAGTAATCGCAAAAAAGTCATTGTGGTGTTCAGAATTGTAGTGTAGATACTAAGAATGAGTGAGGTGACAAGGCTTTCAGTGTGGATTTAACATCACAGCAACTTTTCTTATGAGAATCTACATCCAGTATAGGTATACTTGCATAGAGGACCTTTCTCAAAGCCCTTAAGATGCCAACAAACTACTAATATATAAATTTTAGTGTAGACAAATGACCTGATTTGGCCCCCAAGTTCATTTCAAAATGTTACACTACATTTATGGCACTGAGTTGGCAAAGACAAACTAATTTCCTAATACATGTTCAGTATAGCTAAAACGCTAAGTTACGTCTAACCACAATGATCGACCATTTCCCACCCACTCTGCAATGTCAGCAGCACATTTTGGATGTGCTCAGGTCAAACCCTGTCTGTATGAAGTTGATTTATACATGAATATATAATGGAACCTAGATTTAATGGACCTCCATTAAACAGATTTTGGATTCAACAGACTAAACTATCAAGcataccaagaccagtagttcaggaATTGTCCGCTAGCCGGCGCACATctttctgtttacatgagtgataggcttcATTTTGctgggaggctcgctttgttctcctatttgtctgtgttttatgcttaatttttgaaAGTTGTAGTGCTTAGTTctgcaccagcactgctccagtaaccaccagcagtgcttcagattacaaaataaaaacatctcctccaccacacaagttaaatgaaatttctccccagtagtacagtacaccaatttaaaaaatttattaacaggttttacatgacatatttatttatgttgtttattttacagttgatcatatgtgcatgtttagcacttttgtggaccttagttttgtgtttttgtatattttcacACCCCCAGGaaaaaaacctcactgtttCGGAAAATCGCATTGTACGGACCAGTGCACCCCCCTTTTAGTCAGTTAAATTGAGGTTCCACTCTAATTGTTTTATTCACCTGTTGGTAACAGGTCTGGCTTAAACATCTGAAGTCAGTAATTAAGAGGGGTGTAGTGTGTAATCGCTTTGCGGACGTTGACATACTGTGTTTAGATCTGAGTTGAATAATAGTGAATCTTTAATATTGGACACACCATGAACTGAACAGTACAATTGGCTGGTGCATGGTGATCTTAGCATCATGCATTCTTATAGGCACTGATACTTTTCATATGTTAAATTTGCTTTTTGTGTGAGCTTATCGACTGCAGCTACAGAAGAGGATTGAGTTGCACTTGTgctgcattttcagcatcagtcTACCTGTATTGAGCTGTAATCATGTGATGCACAGGCACCCAGTACAGCAGCGCCAACCAACACAGCTTCTCTTTCTGCAGGCAAAACAACCGGTAAGCCTGTGCATgtgaaaaaaacagaaatgtaagaAAACTAAGCAAAAAGAGAGAAATTATACAGTGGAAAAATACAGTGTCAAGatcttttaatgatttattgcATTGTGCTCTGAGAAATTAGGCTTTCAAATCTGGCAATACATCAAAACAAGGTCTGTGATGACCAAAAccacaatttttttatttcgaACAGAATAAACTCAAATATATACAGAAACATTCTTAGTCAAAATCTCGTTCGATTAAAACATTGAACACTTAAACACAGTTTAGATAcattacataaaaataacaatctACAATCATTAAAGAAACTAATGAAAATCATTCCAATTCATAACAGCCAAGAGAAAAATCAGCCAAGCACAACAATATGTCTGTTTCCATtgaaaaaacactgggcacaaaacaGGATTGACCTGgatagggtgccaatccatacTACAGCTTTGGACATCCCCCCTCAGCTGTCCCCTGCCTGAcggctaatcatgtctgtgtagctgcccagccaactgatagcactgctgagatctgggtttgactaacttatttttattctattgcCCGGTTTCTCCGTAATCACTGGGtgaaatgcagtaacacaccacagacaggacgccaatcaaaTAATTAGgtacattttactttttttggtCAGATTTATAAAAACTTCATCACTAAAAAATTCTTACCTGTAATGTTGGCGTGCATCTGGACAAACAGGAAATTCTTACTGAGCCCCCCACACAGAAACAATGTTGTGATGTCATGTCCTGCCTCTTTCATTGCATCAAGGATATGTCTGGTACCAAACTGTGACACAACAAGCATTAAAACAGACACAACAAGcattaacaaaacaaacaaagcaaaaatcaaaattaaatgaataaaccaGTCTGTATGGACAACAGATGGACTTTACTTACAGCAATAGCTTGTATAGTAGCCAGGTAAAGAAGTGCCAAGTCATCCAGTGTTTGTGATAGAGACAGTCCAATTACCTGCATGGAAAGGTGACAGTTATTCCATTATTATTTTTGGCCAAATACTGTGTATATTTTTActcaacatcacacacacaccaatacaatTATACAACTATTCTACAATTATACTGCTCTTGCCGTGGTTATACATCACAGACATTGTCTTGCTTTGTATTCatcacttttttattgttttggctgctcctgtatttaagtCGCCatggcttttttttctttgaattattttgatttttttttgctttaatgtcaggataaaaataatcataaatgtaaataattatcgTTAAATGTTACAAATTTCCATTATCAAAACAACTTGCTTTTACACTCACCATGCCCTTTAGGGTTTGGTCTGCCAGTGGAGAACGATTGCCGTGGAAATCAGGCCACACGTGCAGGTCGGTGGTCAGCTCATCCATGTGCGTCAGGTCTTTTCCCATTCCCTCTAGATAGCGGTTTAAAAAAGAATACACATGCTCTCcactaaaaaacaataaacatatatacattcagTGTCATTTTGGACACACCATAATTAATGAGCTGATAATTTATTCCTAATTGTTAGCCAGACAACATTTTACAGGAGAAAAACAAGGTGGCTGTAGTCTCTTGGGGTCAGTCGTAATCACTAATTATGTTTGCTAGGAGCAGTGTTAAAAACCAGCACAGCCACAGACGTCCACAAGCATTTAAAAATGACCTGTTTAATGCCAGAGGAGAGCAACATCTTTAACTCTCTGCATAATGGCAGTTTCAGAAATAGACCTACTGCTTGATTAGATTCTCTCAGACGTGTTTCCAGTGCTTGTGCAGCTTTTACAGCGTTTCACATGGTTGATAGCACAGAATTCGGCTCCAGTGTGAATCGTAGTGTTCACATTTTAATAACTATATGTTCCAATAGTAAATATTCACTCTTGCTCTGTGAAGATATTGGACATCTTTACAGATACAAACAATTGTGCAATTTGtatcaacatttttaaaatccTTATGTGCAGTATTAACATTCTACTTTCtaattttatcagttaaatataataaaggttcaagagaattaacaaatcacagattctagtTTTACTgcacctactgtcccaactatttcaGAAATAGGGTTGTTAGCCTGTAACACTGATGGTACCAGTGACAACTTcacaataaaaaagtatttaaatgcAGGACGGATCTAAATATCTGAAGGGACATGAAATTCCACTGCTACCAGTGGATGGTACAACGTTCTGCTGACATCTGCTGGTGAAGCGCAAGAACTGCATGTCTGTCAACTTGCTCTGTTATTCCATAAattgtgaatttcatataaTCTCAAAATTAGGAAATGTTTTGAACACATACAGTACCTTGCATGTAACTTACTTAAATTACCTTTATCATTAATTTTCTTCAGaatttatgtgtgttttgtgtttttagggTTGTGTTTTGTTCAACTTAAGGTATTGTCCAGGTGTTTTGTTGTGATTGAAAACGTTTCCaggcatatttttaaaaaaaggagAGAAATTACTGGTTATATGTCATGTCTAttgcgctagcccaccaccgggTGTGATCcagattcaaatctcagctgtgctattggccagacaggcatctacacagacatgactgtctATGTCTAGAAAGTGGCCAAAGCCCTAAGATGGATTGATGCCCTGACCAGGGTATTCCTGTTTGTGCCCACTGTTTTCCGGTGAAACCGGATCTGCCTGACCCTGACAAGAATAAAGCGGTTGATTAAAGTGAAATGAATGACAAAGACTTTGAGTTAGAATAAGTATTGTTCTAGTATAACTAGTGAATCTAAATCTGCAACACATGGTCGTATGACATACTCATTGCTCAGAGGTtcataaaaaacaacagtatGTCTTTCTCTCAACAAGACTGTTGTGATAGATCACTGTGCTAGAGCTGCTCTAGTAAACATCCACCTGCAAACATCTGCactattaaaaatcaaatctaaaataaaatgtgtagaaataaacacaaaacacaccttTTCATGGCCTGGTCTTTTAATTGAGAGAAGGCTACATGTCCTTTCACCACATGATCAATCTAAATGAGAAAGAAGGACAACATCAGTAACGTGTTGTAATGTAGATAAAAACACACTACAGTGTTGATAACTCTCCCTTGTTGATGGCTAAAGGTAAATATTTGACTGAAGCACTTGTCTGATTGCGGAAAGCTGAACAGGTTACGATAACTGGGATGGGTAAAGTCCTTAATCATTTGTATTGCCCAGATTTTACACAAGGCATCATGAAGTGGAGGAGTATCATTAATACACAGTTATAGAAACATTCTGGATCTTATTTCTGGATAAACTCATTCCTTTAACTGGGCAATGATTTGGGAACTTTGGCCCTGAACAAAAGGATACTTATCCAAGGTAAACTGTCAGTGCAGGACTCACCAGTCTTCCAGTGGCGCTCTGACCACCTTCATTAAGCCAAAGCTCTGGAACCATAGCTGACAGGTAAGGACCCCACACGCCTGGAACAAACAGAGGCTTCTGGCTCAGCTATAACACACATATGAACAATCAGAGCAGTAATGAGTGACAGCATGAAAATCCTCTGATACACTATGTGTTAGTCCAGCTAAACAAAGTACtcaaaatcaaaataataaaaaacagatggtacattttagcatttatcagatgcttttatccaaagcgacatacagtaaacagtctgagcaattgagggttaagggccttgctcaagggtccaacagtggcaacctggcagtggtggggtttgaaccagcaacctttcaattactagaccagtaccttaagcgctaggctacaactgcccgtaTACACTGCCCTTATATGAAAATGGTTAGCGTGTTTAAAAGAAGGCAAAACTTACAGCCATGTGACAGGAAGAGGTTCCACAGATAAGAGCAAGGCGTGATGTGATAGGCTGGTTTTCACAGGGTAACTGATGTCCATTTACATCTGCTCCAATAACACCTACAAAATCAAACAGAACACATGTCCTCTAATAATGGACCTCTATTCTTTACACTTTACATACTACCGTAGGacgtggttaagtgggtagcactgtcgcctcacagcaaaaaggtcctgggttcaatccccaggtgggcctgtccaggtgtgggtttcctccgggtgctccggtttcctcccacagtccaaagacgtgcaagtgaggagaactggagatactaaattgtccatgactgtgtttgatataaccttgtgaactgatgaatcttgtgtaatgagtaactactgttcctgtcatgaatgtaaccaaagtgtaaaaacatcatgttaaaatcctaataaacaaacatactaATGTCAAAACAACATTATGTATAAAAATGGCATTAATTTACACTAGTATGCAGATGATACACAGAACTTCTATACAATTTGTAAGATTTGTAAGAATtgtgtaaacaaaataaactgGAAAAACAGACTGGATGTCACATAACTATCTTCTACTTACAGTTGCAATCTGAATTTCAACCTCCTTTACTTTAAACCTATTATGGTGATGTAAATAGAactgatttaaaataaacaactaGAATATTTATTGATATGTACAATTTCGATATTGTAAGTTGAAAGTTTCTAGTTCGAATCAAAATGAAAACATCTAGACATCATGAATAAACACCACgccacagatttttttaattgttttatttatataagttTTCAAACAGGAACAACAATGAACATTAACAAATAAACCCACactatacataaataattaataataaaaaaatagactaaatactttatgaatataaatgaatgagCAAATTAATAACTACACAATTGGTATAATAGGTAaagaaggtaaaaaaaataggTGAGCTAGAGTACCCTCTGCAGTTTTACTTTTATCGCACAAAGGGGAAACAGAAGCATATACTTTACttcatctgttttttaaaaagtagaatcTGTGAAGTATTTTGAATTGTATTAATCTATACTTTGAGTTAACAGATCATGttctaagtatttatttaccaaAAGAAAAAGGGTTTGCACCTAATGTTTTACTGTTAAGTCTGGGAAAGAGGGCCCATTCCTTACATGGGCCCTCGAGACCTTGTTTGGATAAACAACATCTGACCTTTTGCAAATAATCCTGAACTGTAACTTACTCAGTCCTCCTGCATGAGCATCAATAAGAGATGCCCCGACGGCTGTTCCTGGCTTTAAACCCAAGTCTGAAGCTGCTTTGTCTGTAAGTCCTTCTCCAACTGGGCTGCCAGGACAGCAAGTCTGCTTtcctacacaaacaaacagtaagAAAATGTTAGATCATTGCAAATATACATTTGAACAggtaattgttttaaatattttaaatatacagtatcatGTGATTTTTACCTATTTACTTACACAGTATGCTAATTTATTTGAACTATTCAAGCTTACAAATCAAAAGCAATGACAAAGTTGCTGACAAAAACAGTCATAAAAGTAAAACAGCCACGTCCATATTTTACAGTCTATTAAAAACTGGTGAAAAGTatcataaaaattttattttgtttttcattaaaCACACCAAACTACAGCCACGAAAAACAGTTTGGCAGAAACACCTGAAATGAAAAATTAAGaaggctgtccacatacttttgacaatataaTCTATATTAAGCTAGCCAATTAGAAAGGAAGCCAGAGCTGAATAAAGGgtacttaaaacattaagagttcaagtgtgtgtgtatgattaagTATAATTATGTTTCAGAATctaggtgtgttagtgtatgtatgtatatgtgcaggtgttagtgtatgtaagtttgtgtatgagtgtgtgtgtgtgtgtgtgcgtacatGTGTGAGTAATTATGTGTCAcagtctatgtgtgtgtatgtaggtatgtgtgaatgtgagaGTTTAgtattagtttgtgtgtgtgtatgcgtgtgtatgtgtgtgcatatgcATGCATGGGAGTTtgtgagtgtgcatgtgtgtgtgtg is a genomic window of Trichomycterus rosablanca isolate fTriRos1 chromosome 4, fTriRos1.hap1, whole genome shotgun sequence containing:
- the fggy gene encoding FGGY carbohydrate kinase domain-containing protein; this encodes MMNHPSEESWYYVGVDVGTASVRAALVTRDGHVARTSEEPIQIWEPHPDHYEQSSENIWSKCCITVKKVTEGIIKDHVRGIGFDATCSLVVLDQDFKSVAVNKDGAKERNVVMWMDHRAMEQASRITATKHSVLNAVGGVMSPEMQPPKLLWLKENLRESCWREAAHFFDLPDFLSWKATGSLVRSLCTLVCKWTYSPPEGWGDSFWTTIGLEDLLEDSYSRIGKQTCCPGSPVGEGLTDKAASDLGLKPGTAVGASLIDAHAGGLSVIGADVNGHQLPCENQPITSRLALICGTSSCHMALSQKPLFVPGVWGPYLSAMVPELWLNEGGQSATGRLIDHVVKGHVAFSQLKDQAMKSGEHVYSFLNRYLEGMGKDLTHMDELTTDLHVWPDFHGNRSPLADQTLKGMVIGLSLSQTLDDLALLYLATIQAIAFGTRHILDAMKEAGHDITTLFLCGGLSKNFLFVQMHANITGLPVVLPAEREAVLVGAAVLGACASHDYSSIQEAMGKMAKIGKVVRPNLELESFYRKKYAVFLRLFAHQREYTAMMSD